From Diceros bicornis minor isolate mBicDic1 chromosome 8, mDicBic1.mat.cur, whole genome shotgun sequence, a single genomic window includes:
- the PSAPL1 gene encoding proactivator polypeptide-like 1, translating to MPRALLLLLGLLGAALASPTSGPQECAKGSAVWCRDLQAATRCGAVGHCQSAVWSKPTAKTLPCDVCLDVAAAASSGLNPDTTGTDILALVMKTCEWLPSQESSAKCKGMVDTHPSAVLSMLGGAPGSTPAQVCAALTLCQPLQGHPATPGLLSEKDVSDVVAPVMANGPLSFYPPQIPESVVCQDCVQLVTQLQDVVGSNLSSLAEVTTQEQCESLGPGLALLCNNYLRQIFAPAEQTLRLVPPQETCRKGGFCEALKEPARLAHVAAVDGIPSLEPVSPRKKSVVQMKASLTCEVCLEVVQELDQWLESNSTETMISHALERVCSTTPASLVQQCVTLVDTYSPSLVQLVARVTPEKVCKAIRLCGSRRRARAVHEALATMPSPLLGKENQGSICDGCKRLLGVSAHNLEREITKRKILTAFRGGCSILPLSFLMQCRRLINEYEPLLVESLMEMMDPVALCTKMGACQAPRTPLLGTDQCVRGPSFWCKSPEAAEMCGAVEHCQRHVWKETPFRVGEQA from the coding sequence ATGCCCCGGGCCCTGCTTCTCCTGCTCGGCCTCCTGGGCGCCGCCCTGGCCAGCCCCACCTCTGGCCCCCAGGAGTGTGCAAAGGGCTCAGCAGTGTGGTGTCGGGACCTGCAGGCAGCAACAAGGTGCGGGGCCGTGGGGCACTGCCAAAGTGCCGTCTGGAGCAAGCCCACCGCCAAGACCCTGCCCTGCGACGTGTGCCTGGACGTGGCAGCCGCCGCCAGCAGCGGGCTGAACCCCGACACCACGGGGACCGACATCCTGGCTTTGGTGATGAAGACCTGTGAGTGGCTCCCCAGCCAGGAGTCTTCAGCCAAGTGCAAGGGCATGGTGGACACCCACCCCTCAGCCGTCCTAAGCATGCTTGGTGGGGCGCCGGGCAGCACCCCGGCTCAGGTGTGTGCTGCGCTCACCCTCTGCCAGCCACTACAGGGGCACCCGGCCACCCCAGGGCTTCTCTCTGAGAAGGACGTGTCTGACGTGGTGGCCCCAGTCATGGCCAATGGGCCCCTCAGCTTCTACCCTCCACAGATTCCAGAGAGTGTTGTGTGCCAGGACTGTGTCCAGCTGGTCACCCAGCTCCAGGACGTGGTGGGGTCCAACTTGTCCAGCTTGGCAGAAGTGACCACGCAGGAGCAGTGTGAGTCCCTGGGGCCGGGCCTGGCTCTCCTCTGCAATAACTACCTCCGCCAGATTTTTGCCCCTGCTGAGCAAACGCTGAGGCTTGTCCCGCCACAGGAGACCTGCAGGAAGGGGGGCTTCTGTGAGGCACTGAAGGAACCTGCCCGCCTGGCTCACGTGGCTGCTGTGGACGGCATCCCTtccctggagccagtgtccccgaGGAAGAAGAGCGTGGTCCAGATGAAGGCCAGCCTGACCTGTGAGGTGTGTCTGGAAgtggtccaggagctggaccaGTGGCTGGAATCCAACAGCACGGAGACCATGATCAGCCACGCCCTGGAGCGCGTGTGTTCAACGACGCCGGCTTCCTTGGTCCAGCAGTGCGTCACCTTGGTGGACACCTACAGCCCCTCCTTGGTGCAACTCGTCGCCAGAGTCACCCCAGAAAAGGTGTGCAAGGCCATCCGGCTGTGTGGGAGCAGGCGGCGGGCCCGGGCAGTCCACGAGGCCCTTGCAACCATGCCGTCCCCCCTGCTGGGCAAGGAGAACCAGGGTAGCATCTGCGATGGGTGCAAGAGGCTGCTTGGCGTGTCTGCCCACAACCTGGAGCGTGAGATCACCAAGCGCAAGATCCTGACGGCCTTCCGGGGCGGCTGCAGCATCCTGCCACTGTCCTTCCTGATGCAGTGCAGACGCCTCATCAATGAGTACGAGCCCCTGCTCGTCGAGAGCCTCATGGAGATGATGGACCCCGTGGCCCTGTGCACGAAGATGGGCGCCTGCCAGGCCCCCAGGACGCCACTGCTGGGCACGGACCAGTGCGTCAGGGGCCCGAGCTTCTGGTGCAAGAGCCCGGAGGCGGCCGAGATGTGCGGTGCCGTGGAGCACTGCCAGCGCCACGTGTGGAAAGAGACGCCCTTCCGTGTGGGAGAGCAAGCGTGA